Proteins from a single region of Lelliottia sp. JS-SCA-14:
- the yhcN gene encoding peroxide/acid stress response protein YhcN, whose protein sequence is MKIKTTVAALSVLSVLSFGAFAADSINADQAQSRQAIGTVSVGAVSSSPMDMHEMLNKKAAEQGASSYRIIEARSGDHWHATAELYK, encoded by the coding sequence ATGAAAATCAAAACGACTGTAGCGGCTCTGAGCGTCCTGTCTGTCCTGTCATTCGGTGCATTTGCTGCCGACTCTATCAACGCTGATCAGGCGCAGTCCCGTCAGGCCATCGGCACCGTTTCTGTGGGTGCTGTCAGCTCTTCTCCGATGGATATGCACGAGATGCTGAACAAGAAAGCGGCTGAACAAGGTGCGTCTTCTTACCGCATCATCGAAGCGCGTTCTGGCGACCATTGGCACGCAACGGCTGAGCTGTACAAATAA
- a CDS encoding NAD-dependent succinate-semialdehyde dehydrogenase, whose protein sequence is MTTQALQDNALFQAGYLVDGIWKTLDTTFDVLNPATGEVVAKVAKAGKKETEEAIAAASRAFPAWRAKTAKERSTILYRWYELIIENKSWLGRLMTTEQGKPLKEAEGEVEYAASFIQWFAEQAKRANGEIIPPIKPGSRILATREPIGVVAAITPWNFPMAMLTRKLGPALAAGCTGVIKPANNTPLSAFALLTLAKKAGVPDGVLNAVAGNTHEISDAIMASHEVRKISFTGSTAVGKTLVRNAAETMKKVSMELGGNAPYIVFDDADIDAAVKGAIANKFRNAGQVCVSVNRFYIQEAVYDTFVSKLTDAVNALKVGNGLEEGVVVGPLIESAAVDKVREHVEDAVAKGATVLAGGKPHSLGGNFWLPTVLGDCHEGMKLAEEETFGPVAACFRFTSEEEVIQRANNTPFGLAAYFYTQNLSRVFRVSQAIESGMIGINECAVSTELGPFGGVKESGLGREGSVLGLEEFLEVKTLHIGGL, encoded by the coding sequence ATGACCACCCAGGCACTCCAGGACAATGCGCTTTTTCAAGCCGGATATCTGGTAGACGGCATATGGAAAACGCTGGATACCACCTTTGACGTGCTCAACCCGGCCACGGGAGAGGTCGTCGCGAAAGTTGCAAAAGCCGGTAAAAAAGAGACCGAAGAGGCCATCGCTGCGGCAAGCCGTGCTTTTCCCGCGTGGCGTGCGAAAACCGCGAAAGAGCGCTCGACCATTCTCTATCGCTGGTACGAACTGATTATCGAGAATAAAAGCTGGCTTGGCCGACTGATGACCACCGAGCAGGGCAAGCCGCTAAAAGAGGCGGAAGGCGAGGTCGAGTACGCAGCCAGCTTTATCCAGTGGTTTGCCGAGCAGGCGAAACGCGCCAACGGCGAAATCATTCCCCCGATTAAACCCGGCTCGCGCATTCTGGCTACCCGCGAACCGATCGGCGTAGTGGCGGCCATCACGCCGTGGAACTTCCCGATGGCGATGCTGACCCGCAAACTCGGCCCGGCGCTGGCCGCAGGCTGCACCGGCGTGATCAAACCCGCCAACAACACACCGCTCAGTGCATTTGCGCTGCTGACGCTGGCGAAAAAAGCGGGCGTACCCGATGGCGTGCTCAACGCTGTTGCCGGGAATACCCACGAGATCAGCGACGCCATCATGGCCAGCCACGAGGTGCGCAAAATATCCTTTACCGGTTCGACCGCCGTGGGTAAAACCCTGGTGCGTAACGCCGCAGAGACCATGAAAAAAGTCTCCATGGAGCTGGGCGGTAACGCGCCTTATATCGTTTTCGACGATGCGGACATCGATGCCGCCGTGAAAGGGGCGATTGCCAATAAATTCCGCAACGCGGGGCAAGTGTGCGTCAGCGTGAACCGCTTCTATATCCAGGAAGCCGTCTACGACACCTTTGTGAGCAAACTCACCGATGCGGTGAACGCCCTGAAAGTGGGTAACGGTCTGGAAGAGGGCGTCGTCGTGGGTCCGCTGATTGAATCCGCTGCCGTCGACAAAGTGCGTGAGCACGTCGAGGATGCGGTGGCGAAAGGCGCTACGGTACTGGCGGGTGGGAAACCGCACTCCCTCGGCGGTAATTTCTGGCTGCCGACGGTGCTGGGCGATTGCCACGAAGGAATGAAACTGGCCGAAGAAGAGACCTTTGGTCCTGTCGCGGCCTGCTTCCGCTTTACCTCCGAAGAGGAGGTGATCCAGCGCGCGAACAACACGCCGTTTGGCCTTGCCGCCTACTTCTATACGCAAAATCTGTCGCGCGTCTTCCGCGTCTCGCAGGCGATTGAGAGCGGCATGATCGGCATTAACGAATGTGCAGTCTCGACGGAACTCGGTCCGTTCGGCGGGGTGAAAGAGTCGGGGCTGGGACGAGAGGGATCGGTACTGGGGCTGGAGGAGTTTCTGGAAGTCAAAACCCTGCATATCGGGGGATTATAA
- the aaeA gene encoding p-hydroxybenzoic acid efflux pump subunit AaeA: MKTLTRNISRTAITVALVVLAFIAIFRAWVFYTESPWTRDARFSADVVAIAPDVAGLITAVNVRDNQLVKKDQVLFTIDQPRYQKALEQAEADVAYYQALATEKRREAGRRNQLGVQAMSREEIDQSNNVLQTVLHQQAKAEATRDLAKLDLERTVIRAPSDGWVTNLNVYTGEFITRGSTAVALVKQHSFYILAYMEETKLEGVRPGYRAEITPLGSNRVLKGTVDSVAAGVTNSSATRDSKGMATVDSNLEWVRLAQRVPVRIRLDEEQGNLWPAGTTATVVITGEKDRDANNDSLFRKIAHRLREIG; the protein is encoded by the coding sequence GTGAAAACACTAACAAGAAATATCTCCCGTACCGCCATTACCGTGGCGCTGGTGGTCCTGGCGTTCATCGCTATTTTCCGCGCCTGGGTGTTTTACACCGAATCGCCGTGGACGCGCGATGCGCGTTTCAGCGCCGACGTGGTGGCGATTGCCCCGGACGTCGCCGGGCTTATCACCGCGGTGAACGTGCGCGATAACCAGCTGGTGAAAAAAGATCAGGTGCTGTTCACCATCGATCAGCCACGCTACCAGAAAGCCCTTGAACAGGCCGAAGCCGACGTTGCCTATTATCAGGCGCTGGCGACAGAAAAACGCCGCGAAGCCGGGCGTCGTAACCAGCTCGGCGTGCAGGCGATGTCCCGCGAAGAGATCGACCAGTCTAATAACGTACTGCAAACCGTCCTGCATCAGCAGGCCAAAGCGGAAGCCACGCGTGACCTGGCGAAACTGGATCTGGAACGCACGGTGATCCGCGCGCCCTCTGACGGCTGGGTGACCAACCTCAACGTCTACACCGGGGAATTCATCACCCGCGGCTCGACCGCCGTGGCGCTGGTGAAACAGCACTCATTCTACATTCTCGCCTATATGGAAGAGACCAAACTGGAAGGCGTGCGTCCGGGCTACCGCGCCGAAATTACCCCGCTCGGCAGCAACCGCGTGCTGAAAGGCACGGTGGATAGCGTTGCCGCGGGCGTCACCAACTCCAGCGCCACCCGCGATAGCAAAGGGATGGCAACCGTCGATTCTAATCTCGAGTGGGTCCGTCTGGCGCAGCGCGTGCCGGTGCGTATTCGCCTCGACGAAGAGCAGGGCAATCTGTGGCCAGCAGGCACCACGGCGACGGTGGTGATCACTGGTGAAAAAGACCGCGACGCCAATAACGACTCCCTGTTCCGCAAAATCGCGCATCGCCTGCGTGAGATTGGTTGA
- a CDS encoding barstar family protein yields MNITTFDFDEIDSQEDFYREFCRAFGLEREKVTDLDSLWDVVVGDVLPVPLEIEFIHLPDKLRRRFGALVLLFDEAEEELEGQLRFNVRH; encoded by the coding sequence ATGAATATCACTACTTTTGATTTTGATGAAATCGACAGTCAGGAAGACTTTTACCGCGAATTTTGTCGCGCTTTTGGATTAGAACGGGAAAAGGTCACGGATCTGGATTCCCTGTGGGATGTGGTCGTTGGCGATGTGTTGCCTGTGCCGCTGGAGATCGAGTTTATCCACCTGCCGGATAAGCTCCGCCGACGCTTTGGCGCGCTGGTTCTGCTGTTTGATGAGGCGGAAGAGGAGCTGGAAGGGCAGCTACGTTTCAACGTTCGTCATTGA
- the aaeR gene encoding HTH-type transcriptional activator AaeR — protein sequence MERLKRMSVFAKVVEFGSFTAAARQLQMSVSSISQTVSKLEDELQVKLLNRSTRSIGLTEAGKIYYQGCRRMLHEVQDVHEQLYAFNNTPIGTLRIGCSSTMAQNVLASMTAEMLKEYPGLAVNLVTGIPAPDLIADGLDVVIRVGALQDSSLFSRRLGSMPMVVCASKNYLAQFGVPEKPTDLTNHSWLEYSVRPDNEFELIAPEGLSTKLLPQGRFVTNDPMTISRWLVAGAGIAYVPLMWVINEINSGELEILFPRYQSDPRPVYALYTEKDKLPLKVQVCINYLTDYFVEVAELYQGMRGERKE from the coding sequence ATGGAACGTTTAAAACGCATGTCTGTGTTTGCCAAAGTCGTCGAATTTGGCTCCTTTACCGCCGCGGCCCGACAGCTGCAGATGAGTGTTTCATCCATCAGCCAGACGGTGTCAAAACTGGAAGATGAGCTGCAGGTCAAGCTGCTGAACCGCAGCACCCGCAGCATTGGGCTGACGGAAGCGGGCAAAATTTATTATCAGGGCTGTCGGCGGATGCTGCACGAAGTTCAGGATGTGCACGAGCAACTTTACGCCTTCAACAACACCCCTATCGGCACGCTGCGGATCGGCTGTTCTTCAACTATGGCACAAAATGTCCTCGCCAGTATGACGGCGGAAATGCTCAAAGAGTATCCAGGACTGGCGGTCAATTTAGTCACCGGTATCCCTGCCCCCGACCTGATCGCCGACGGGCTGGACGTGGTGATCCGCGTCGGCGCGTTGCAGGATTCTAGCCTGTTCTCGCGCCGCCTCGGCAGCATGCCGATGGTGGTCTGCGCGTCCAAAAACTATCTGGCGCAGTTTGGCGTACCGGAAAAACCCACCGATCTGACTAACCACTCCTGGCTGGAGTACAGCGTGCGGCCGGATAACGAATTTGAGCTGATTGCTCCGGAAGGACTGTCGACAAAACTGCTGCCACAGGGGCGATTCGTGACCAACGATCCGATGACCATTTCCCGCTGGCTGGTTGCTGGTGCCGGGATTGCCTACGTGCCGCTGATGTGGGTGATCAATGAGATCAACAGCGGCGAGCTGGAGATCCTGTTCCCGCGCTATCAGTCTGACCCGCGCCCGGTATATGCCCTGTATACGGAAAAGGACAAACTGCCGCTCAAGGTGCAGGTGTGTATTAACTATCTGACCGATTATTTTGTCGAAGTGGCGGAGCTGTATCAGGGTATGCGCGGCGAAAGGAAGGAATAA
- the yhcN gene encoding peroxide/acid stress response protein YhcN: MNTKLIIATLGLASVLSFGASAAVHQVNSEQAQNLQSMGSVSVSSVAGSPMDIRQELAAKAEKAGASSYRVTELNQGDHWHATAELYK, encoded by the coding sequence ATGAACACCAAATTAATCATCGCAACCCTTGGCTTAGCTTCTGTTCTCTCTTTCGGTGCCAGCGCCGCTGTGCATCAGGTGAATTCAGAGCAAGCACAAAACCTGCAATCAATGGGTAGCGTATCCGTCTCTTCAGTCGCGGGCTCTCCGATGGATATCCGTCAGGAATTAGCCGCTAAAGCTGAAAAAGCAGGCGCCAGCAGCTATCGCGTCACCGAACTGAATCAGGGTGACCATTGGCACGCAACGGCTGAACTGTATAAATAA
- a CDS encoding YagU family protein, with amino-acid sequence MNLFEQTPPSRRRYGLAAFIGLIAGIVSAFVKWGAEVPLPPRNPTDLFTSACGPEQLIRAASQIDCSRNFLNPPYVFLRDWLGVVDPNAAVYTFAGHIFNWVGVTHIIFSIVFAVGYCVVAEVFPKIKLWQGLFAGALAQLFVHMISFPLMGLTPPLFDLPWYEHVSEIVGHLIWFWSIEIIRRDLRNRITHEPDPEIPLNSAR; translated from the coding sequence ATGAATCTTTTTGAACAAACACCGCCTTCACGCCGGCGCTACGGACTTGCCGCGTTCATTGGGCTTATCGCCGGGATTGTCTCCGCCTTTGTCAAATGGGGCGCAGAGGTTCCGCTGCCTCCACGCAATCCAACGGATTTATTCACCAGCGCATGCGGACCCGAGCAATTAATCAGAGCCGCCAGCCAAATCGATTGCTCGCGTAATTTCCTCAACCCACCCTATGTATTTCTGCGCGACTGGCTGGGTGTCGTCGATCCTAACGCCGCCGTTTATACGTTTGCCGGACATATATTTAACTGGGTCGGCGTAACACATATTATTTTCTCTATCGTGTTCGCTGTAGGCTATTGCGTTGTGGCAGAAGTCTTCCCGAAAATAAAACTCTGGCAGGGTTTGTTCGCAGGGGCGTTAGCGCAACTGTTCGTCCACATGATTTCATTCCCGCTGATGGGGCTGACTCCGCCGCTGTTTGATCTCCCGTGGTACGAACACGTCTCCGAGATCGTGGGGCACCTGATCTGGTTCTGGTCGATCGAAATTATTCGTCGTGATTTACGCAACCGCATCACTCACGAGCCGGATCCTGAAATTCCGCTGAACAGCGCGCGATAA
- the tldD gene encoding metalloprotease TldD — MSLNLVSEHLLAANGLSHQDLFSILAQLTERRLDYGDLYFQSSYHESWVLEDSIIKDGSYNIDQGVGVRAVSGEKTGFAYADQISLTALEQSAQAARTIVRETGDGRVKTLGEVQHTALYTSIDPLQSMSREEKLDILRRVDKVARAADKRVHEVSASLSGVYELILVAATDGTLAADVRPLVRLSVSVQVEDDGKRERGSSGGGGRFGYDWFLADEDGEVRADAWAKEAVRMALVNLNAVAAPAGTLPVVLGAGWPGVLLHEAVGHGLEGDFNRRGTSVFSGQMGELVASELCTVVDDGTMTDRRGSISIDDEGTPGQYNVLIENGILKGYMQDKLNARLMGVAPTGNGRRESYAHLPMPRMTNTYMLAGKSTPQEIIESVDYGIFAPNFGGGQVDITSGKFVFSTSEAYLIEKGKVTKAVKGATLIGSGIEAMQQISMVGNDLKLDKGVGVCGKEGQSLPVGVGQPTLKVDNLTVGGTA; from the coding sequence ATGAGTCTGAACCTGGTAAGTGAACATTTGCTCGCAGCGAACGGCCTGAGTCATCAGGACCTGTTTTCCATTCTCGCCCAACTCACCGAGCGTCGCCTCGATTACGGCGATCTCTATTTCCAGTCGAGCTACCACGAATCCTGGGTTTTAGAAGACAGCATCATTAAAGATGGCTCTTACAACATCGACCAGGGCGTTGGCGTGCGCGCCGTGAGCGGTGAGAAAACCGGTTTTGCCTATGCCGATCAAATCAGCCTCACTGCCCTGGAGCAAAGCGCCCAGGCAGCGCGTACCATCGTGCGTGAAACGGGCGATGGCCGCGTAAAAACGCTGGGCGAAGTACAGCACACGGCGCTCTATACCAGCATCGATCCGCTGCAAAGCATGAGCCGCGAAGAGAAGCTGGACATCCTGCGTCGCGTGGACAAAGTGGCGCGCGCTGCGGATAAACGCGTGCACGAAGTGTCTGCCAGCCTCAGCGGTGTGTATGAACTCATCCTGGTCGCGGCGACCGACGGGACGCTGGCGGCAGATGTCCGTCCGCTGGTGCGTCTGTCGGTGAGCGTGCAGGTGGAAGACGACGGTAAGCGTGAGCGCGGCTCCAGCGGCGGCGGCGGTCGTTTTGGCTATGACTGGTTCCTGGCCGACGAAGACGGCGAAGTTCGCGCAGATGCCTGGGCGAAAGAAGCTGTACGTATGGCGCTGGTGAATCTCAATGCGGTCGCGGCACCAGCCGGTACGCTGCCGGTGGTATTGGGCGCAGGCTGGCCTGGCGTGCTGCTGCACGAAGCGGTCGGTCACGGTCTGGAAGGCGATTTCAACCGTCGCGGCACCTCCGTATTCAGCGGCCAGATGGGCGAACTGGTGGCCTCTGAACTCTGTACCGTTGTCGATGACGGCACCATGACCGATCGTCGTGGCTCGATCTCCATCGACGATGAAGGGACGCCGGGACAGTACAACGTGCTGATCGAAAACGGCATCCTGAAAGGCTACATGCAGGACAAACTCAACGCGCGCCTGATGGGCGTTGCGCCAACCGGTAACGGCCGTCGCGAATCCTACGCGCACCTGCCGATGCCGCGCATGACCAACACCTATATGCTGGCGGGTAAATCCACGCCGCAGGAGATTATCGAATCGGTAGATTACGGTATCTTCGCGCCAAACTTCGGCGGCGGGCAGGTGGATATCACCTCCGGCAAGTTTGTCTTCTCGACGTCAGAAGCCTATCTGATTGAGAAAGGCAAAGTCACCAAAGCGGTGAAAGGAGCCACGCTGATTGGCTCCGGGATCGAAGCGATGCAGCAGATTTCGATGGTCGGCAACGATCTGAAACTGGATAAAGGTGTGGGTGTCTGCGGTAAAGAGGGCCAGAGCCTGCCGGTGGGTGTTGGCCAGCCAACGCTGAAGGTCGACAATCTGACCGTCGGCGGTACTGCCTGA
- the aaeX gene encoding p-hydroxybenzoic acid efflux pump operon protein AaeX, whose translation MSLFPVIVVFGLSFPPIFFELLLSLAIFWLVRKVLVPTGIYDFVWHPALFNTALYCCLFYLISRMFV comes from the coding sequence ATGAGTCTGTTTCCCGTTATCGTGGTGTTCGGTTTATCGTTCCCACCGATTTTCTTCGAACTTCTTTTATCACTGGCGATTTTCTGGCTGGTGCGCAAGGTGCTGGTTCCGACCGGTATCTACGACTTTGTCTGGCACCCTGCACTGTTTAATACCGCGCTGTATTGCTGCCTGTTCTACTTAATATCGCGCATGTTTGTCTGA
- the aaeB gene encoding p-hydroxybenzoic acid efflux pump subunit AaeB, translating into MGIFSIATQHVRFAIKLACAIVLALFVGFHFQLETPRWAVLTAAIVAAGPAFAAGGEPYSGAIRYRGMLRIVGTFIGCVAALTIIITMIRSPLMMLMVCCIWAGFCTWVSSLVKVENSYAWGLSGYTALIIVITIQSNPLLAPQFALERCSEIVIGIVCAIVADLLFSPRSIKQEVDRELDSLIVAQYQLMQLCIKHGDSEEVDKAWGDLVRRSTALEGMRSNLNMESSRWSRANRRLKALNTVSLTLITQACETYLIQNTRPEAITDTFRELFEEPVETEQDVRKQLKRMRRVMAWTGERDTPVTIYSWVGAATRYLLLKRGVISNTKISTTEEEVLRSEVVVKAESAERHHAMVNFWRTTLACMLGALFWLWTGWTSGTGAMVMIAVVTSLAMRLPNPRMVAIDFLYGAIAALPIGAFYFLVVLPSTQQSMLLLCISLAVLAFFIGIEVQKRRLGSLGALASTINILVLDNPMTFHFSQFLDSALGQLVGCFLAMMVILLVRDNSQARTGRVLLNQFVSAAVSAMTTNTARRKENHLPALYQQLFLLLTKFPGDIAKFRLALTMIIAHQRLRNAPIPINDDLSAFHRQLRRTADHVISASTDDKRRRYFAQLLEELNIYQEKLQVWEAPRQVTEPVQRLTDVLHRYQNALTDS; encoded by the coding sequence ATGGGCATTTTCTCCATCGCCACCCAGCACGTTCGCTTCGCCATTAAACTGGCGTGCGCTATCGTGCTGGCGCTGTTTGTCGGTTTCCACTTCCAGCTGGAAACGCCGCGCTGGGCGGTGCTGACGGCGGCGATTGTCGCGGCAGGCCCGGCCTTCGCGGCGGGCGGCGAACCCTATTCAGGAGCCATCCGCTATCGCGGGATGCTGCGTATCGTCGGGACCTTTATCGGCTGCGTCGCGGCGCTGACCATCATTATCACCATGATCCGCTCCCCGCTGATGATGCTGATGGTGTGCTGTATCTGGGCAGGCTTCTGTACCTGGGTCTCTTCCCTGGTCAAAGTGGAGAACTCCTACGCCTGGGGCCTGTCCGGCTATACCGCGCTGATCATCGTGATCACCATTCAGAGCAATCCCCTGCTGGCACCGCAGTTTGCGCTGGAGCGCTGCAGCGAGATCGTCATCGGGATCGTCTGCGCCATCGTCGCCGACCTGCTTTTCTCTCCGCGCTCGATCAAACAGGAAGTCGACCGCGAGCTGGATTCGCTGATTGTCGCTCAGTATCAGCTGATGCAGCTCTGTATTAAACACGGCGACAGTGAAGAGGTGGATAAAGCCTGGGGCGACCTGGTGCGTCGCAGCACTGCGCTGGAAGGGATGCGCAGCAACCTGAATATGGAATCCTCCCGCTGGTCGCGCGCCAACCGACGTCTGAAGGCGCTCAACACCGTCTCCCTGACGCTGATCACCCAGGCGTGCGAAACCTACCTTATTCAAAATACCCGTCCGGAAGCGATCACCGATACCTTCCGCGAGCTGTTCGAAGAACCCGTTGAAACGGAGCAGGATGTACGCAAACAGCTGAAGCGAATGCGCCGGGTGATGGCCTGGACCGGCGAGCGCGACACGCCTGTGACGATCTACAGCTGGGTGGGTGCGGCGACGCGCTACCTGCTGCTGAAACGCGGAGTCATCAGCAATACCAAAATCAGCACCACCGAAGAAGAGGTTCTGCGCAGCGAAGTGGTGGTGAAAGCCGAGTCGGCCGAACGCCACCATGCGATGGTGAACTTCTGGCGCACCACGCTCGCCTGTATGCTCGGAGCGTTGTTCTGGCTCTGGACGGGCTGGACGTCCGGCACCGGAGCGATGGTGATGATTGCCGTTGTCACCTCACTCGCCATGCGCCTGCCGAACCCGCGGATGGTGGCGATCGACTTTCTGTATGGCGCGATAGCGGCGCTCCCCATCGGGGCGTTCTATTTCCTGGTGGTGCTCCCGTCCACGCAGCAGAGCATGCTGCTGCTGTGCATCAGCCTGGCGGTGCTGGCGTTCTTTATCGGTATCGAAGTGCAGAAACGGCGTCTGGGTTCCCTCGGCGCGCTCGCCAGTACCATTAACATTCTGGTGCTGGATAACCCGATGACCTTCCACTTTAGCCAGTTTCTCGACAGCGCCTTAGGTCAGCTGGTGGGCTGCTTCCTGGCGATGATGGTCATTCTGCTGGTGCGCGATAACTCCCAGGCGCGGACCGGACGCGTCCTGCTGAACCAGTTCGTTTCGGCGGCGGTTTCTGCGATGACCACCAATACCGCTCGGCGCAAAGAGAACCATCTGCCAGCGCTGTACCAGCAGCTGTTTTTACTCCTGACCAAATTCCCTGGCGATATCGCGAAGTTTCGCCTGGCGCTGACGATGATCATCGCTCACCAGCGTCTGCGCAATGCGCCGATTCCGATCAACGACGACCTCTCGGCGTTCCACCGTCAGCTGCGCCGCACGGCGGATCATGTGATTTCAGCCTCTACGGACGATAAGCGACGCCGCTACTTCGCCCAACTGCTGGAAGAGCTGAACATCTACCAGGAGAAGCTGCAGGTCTGGGAAGCGCCGCGGCAGGTCACGGAGCCGGTACAGCGTCTGACGGATGTGCTGCATCGCTACCAGAATGCGCTCACCGACAGTTAA